The Halostella litorea region CCTGCTGTCGCGCGTCCTCGCCCCGTCGCGCCAGCCGGATCGCCCGCTGGAGCGCTTCGAGCGCGCGGACGTTCGCCTCCAGCACGGCGACGAGCGCCGGGATGGCGGCCTCGTCGGCGAAGCGCAGGAGTTCGTCGGGCCGCGGCGGTCGCGGCAGCCCCAGGGGGCCGCGCCGCGGCTCCACGTCCCCGCGCAGTTCCCGCAGCGAATCGGCGAGGTCCCCGGCGGCGCGGGCAAACTCGTCGTCCGGCGTTGCGTCGCTCATACCCGGCCCTTCGAGCGGACGGACAAAAACGGTCACGACCGGCGAAGCCCGAACCGCCCGGGCCGCAATACTTATTGTATCCTCAACCCGTGTTCCCGAAAGAATGCGACGAGAGTACGGCGGCGGCCCGTCCGAGGGGACGGAGTTCTCCCAGTCGCTCGCAGCGCTGAAGCGGGACGGCTGTAACGTCCTGCTCGTCGGCGACGCGCTGCGGCGGGCCGACCGCCGTGCGTGCAGCCGCCTGCTTGGGGATGACGCGGACGACGACCGGTGCCGACTGTTCGTCTTCACCGACGCGGACGGCGCCCGCGAGCGCCTGCCCGAGGCCGTCGGCGTGGGAACGCGGGCGCTCGTCCAGCACGACGGCGACGGCAACCTGCCCGCCGGGGCGACCGCCGTCGACGCGCGCATGCTCTCGGTGCTCTGCCGGGAGTTCGTCGCGGTCGTCGACGAGTTCGAGGCCGAACGCGGCGGATTAGCGCCGGGGGAGCTACGGGTCTGCGTCGACTCGCTCCGGCCGCTGCTGAACGGCTACGCCTCGGAGAACGTGTTCCGCCTGCTCCACATGCTCTCGGCCCGGGTCAGGGAGGCCGACGGGCTGGGACACTTCCACCTGCCGGTCGCCCGTGACGCCGACGCCGTCAACCTGCTCGAACCGCTGTTCGACGCCGTCGTCGAGGTCAGGGCGGACGGTGGCGGGGCGGAGCACCGCTGGCACCTCCGCGAGTCCGGCGTGTCGAGCGACTGGATCGACCTGTGACCGTCACCGCGGTGCCGTCGCTACCCGGTGTAGAAATACTGTGTTCTATCGCCGATACCCTGCGGCTGCGGCCTACAGGCGCTCCAGGTTCTTCGCCCGGGGGCCCTTGTCGGCCTGCTCTATCTCGAACTCGACCTCCTGACCCTCCTCCAGG contains the following coding sequences:
- a CDS encoding DUF7504 family protein — protein: MRREYGGGPSEGTEFSQSLAALKRDGCNVLLVGDALRRADRRACSRLLGDDADDDRCRLFVFTDADGARERLPEAVGVGTRALVQHDGDGNLPAGATAVDARMLSVLCREFVAVVDEFEAERGGLAPGELRVCVDSLRPLLNGYASENVFRLLHMLSARVREADGLGHFHLPVARDADAVNLLEPLFDAVVEVRADGGGAEHRWHLRESGVSSDWIDL